In Vigna angularis cultivar LongXiaoDou No.4 chromosome 8, ASM1680809v1, whole genome shotgun sequence, one DNA window encodes the following:
- the LOC108345518 gene encoding delta(7)-sterol-C5(6)-desaturase isoform X3 — MLLQIGVAMKAMPWYTLLPTVSEYLVENGWTKCYPRLYHVGWLPYFVYLAIYLVVVEFGIYWMHRELHDIKPLYKHLHATHHIYNKQNTLSPFAGLAFHPLDGILQALPHSLSLFFIPTHFTTHLVLIFLEGVWTANIHDCIHGKLWPVMGAGYHTIHHTTYRHNYGHYTIWMDWMFGTLRDPEEEDDKAK; from the exons ATGCTGTTGCAAATAGGTGTTGCTATGAAAGCCATGCCTTGGTACACTTTGCTTCCAACTGTTTCAGAGTACCTAGTAGAAAATGGCTGGACAAAGTGCTATCCTAGATTATATCACGTTGGTTGGCTTCCATACTTTGTGTATTTAGCTATTTATCTAGTTGTTGTAGAGTTTGGTATTTATTGGATGCACAGAGAGCTGCATGACATTAAACCACTTTACAAACATCTTCATGCTACTCATCACATCTACAATAAACAGAACACTCTGTCCCCTTTTGCTG GTTTGGCGTTTCACCCTCTTGATGGGATTCTTCAGGCATTACCACAttctctttctttgttttttatccCAACCCATTTTACTACACATTTAGTTCTCATTTTCCTTGAGGGTGTTTGGACTGCAAATATTCATGACTGCATTCATGGAAAGTTGTGGCCTGTTATGGGTGCTGGTTACCACACCATTCACCACACTACATATCGGCACAACTATGGTCATTATACCATCTGGATGGATTGGATGTTTGGGACTCTTCGCGACCCGGAGGAGGAAGATGACAAGGCAAAGTGA
- the LOC108345518 gene encoding delta(7)-sterol-C5(6)-desaturase isoform X1, with the protein MEDLTSLLSDYGTLFREDTDFYNRIVLGTLLPHSVWAPLPHFFQTWLRNYLGGVLLYLLSGFMWCFYIYYWKRNVYLPKDAIPSQRAMLLQIGVAMKAMPWYTLLPTVSEYLVENGWTKCYPRLYHVGWLPYFVYLAIYLVVVEFGIYWMHRELHDIKPLYKHLHATHHIYNKQNTLSPFAGLAFHPLDGILQALPHSLSLFFIPTHFTTHLVLIFLEGVWTANIHDCIHGKLWPVMGAGYHTIHHTTYRHNYGHYTIWMDWMFGTLRDPEEEDDKAK; encoded by the exons ATGGAGGACCTAACATCGTTGTTAAGCGATTATGGGACCCTCTTCAGAGAAGACACAGACTTTTACAACCGCATTGTGTTGGGCACCCTTTTGCCGCACAGCGTGTGGGCCCCACTGCCGCACTTCTTCCAGACCTGGCTCCGCAACTACCTCGGTGGTGTCCTTCTCTACCTCCTCTCTGGCTTTATGTGGTGCTTCTACATTTACTATTGGAAACGTAACGTTTATCTGCCCAAAG ATGCTATTCCCTCTCAAAGAGCCATGCTGTTGCAAATAGGTGTTGCTATGAAAGCCATGCCTTGGTACACTTTGCTTCCAACTGTTTCAGAGTACCTAGTAGAAAATGGCTGGACAAAGTGCTATCCTAGATTATATCACGTTGGTTGGCTTCCATACTTTGTGTATTTAGCTATTTATCTAGTTGTTGTAGAGTTTGGTATTTATTGGATGCACAGAGAGCTGCATGACATTAAACCACTTTACAAACATCTTCATGCTACTCATCACATCTACAATAAACAGAACACTCTGTCCCCTTTTGCTG GTTTGGCGTTTCACCCTCTTGATGGGATTCTTCAGGCATTACCACAttctctttctttgttttttatccCAACCCATTTTACTACACATTTAGTTCTCATTTTCCTTGAGGGTGTTTGGACTGCAAATATTCATGACTGCATTCATGGAAAGTTGTGGCCTGTTATGGGTGCTGGTTACCACACCATTCACCACACTACATATCGGCACAACTATGGTCATTATACCATCTGGATGGATTGGATGTTTGGGACTCTTCGCGACCCGGAGGAGGAAGATGACAAGGCAAAGTGA
- the LOC108345518 gene encoding delta(7)-sterol-C5(6)-desaturase isoform X2: MEDLTSLLSDYGTLFREDTDFYNRIVLGTLLPHSVWAPLPHFFQTWLRNYLGGVLLYLLSGFMWCFYIYYWKRNVYLPKDAIPSQRAMLLQIGVAMKAMPWYTLLPTVSEYLVENGWTKCYPRLYHVGLAFHPLDGILQALPHSLSLFFIPTHFTTHLVLIFLEGVWTANIHDCIHGKLWPVMGAGYHTIHHTTYRHNYGHYTIWMDWMFGTLRDPEEEDDKAK; encoded by the exons ATGGAGGACCTAACATCGTTGTTAAGCGATTATGGGACCCTCTTCAGAGAAGACACAGACTTTTACAACCGCATTGTGTTGGGCACCCTTTTGCCGCACAGCGTGTGGGCCCCACTGCCGCACTTCTTCCAGACCTGGCTCCGCAACTACCTCGGTGGTGTCCTTCTCTACCTCCTCTCTGGCTTTATGTGGTGCTTCTACATTTACTATTGGAAACGTAACGTTTATCTGCCCAAAG ATGCTATTCCCTCTCAAAGAGCCATGCTGTTGCAAATAGGTGTTGCTATGAAAGCCATGCCTTGGTACACTTTGCTTCCAACTGTTTCAGAGTACCTAGTAGAAAATGGCTGGACAAAGTGCTATCCTAGATTATATCACGTTG GTTTGGCGTTTCACCCTCTTGATGGGATTCTTCAGGCATTACCACAttctctttctttgttttttatccCAACCCATTTTACTACACATTTAGTTCTCATTTTCCTTGAGGGTGTTTGGACTGCAAATATTCATGACTGCATTCATGGAAAGTTGTGGCCTGTTATGGGTGCTGGTTACCACACCATTCACCACACTACATATCGGCACAACTATGGTCATTATACCATCTGGATGGATTGGATGTTTGGGACTCTTCGCGACCCGGAGGAGGAAGATGACAAGGCAAAGTGA